A region from the Pseudomonas sp. KU26590 genome encodes:
- a CDS encoding IlvD/Edd family dehydratase, with amino-acid sequence MSDSAKKPVLRSAQWFGTADKNGFMYRSWMKNQGIADHQFQGKPIIGICNTWSELTPCNAHFRTIAEHVKRGVIEAGGFPVEFPVFSNGESNLRPTAMLTRNLASMDVEEAIRGNPIDGVVLLTGCDKTTPALLMGAASCDIPAIVVTGGPMLNGKHKGKDIGAGTIVWQMHESYKAGQISLDEFLSAESGMSRSAGTCNTMGTASTMACMAEALGTSLPHNAAIPAVDSRRYVLAHMSGMRAVQMVNEDLRLSKILTREAFENAIRVNAAIGGSTNAVIHLKAIAGRIGVELELDDWTRIGRGTPTLVDLQPSGRFLMEEFYYAGGLPAVLRRLGENNLIPHPDALTANGKTLWENVQNSPIYGDDEVIRAIDNPLVADGGICVLRGNLAPLGAVLKPSAATPALMKHRGRAVVFENFDMYKARINDPELDVDANSILVMKNCGPKGYPGMAEVGNMGLPAKLLAQGVTDMVRISDARMSGTAYGTVVLHVAPEAAAGGPLAVVQEGDFIELDCATGRLHLDIPEAELAARLADWQAPPQLLIGGYRQLYIDHVMQADQGCDFDFLVGMRGSEVPRHSH; translated from the coding sequence ATGTCTGATTCCGCTAAGAAACCCGTGCTGCGCTCCGCCCAGTGGTTCGGTACCGCCGACAAGAACGGCTTCATGTACCGCAGCTGGATGAAGAACCAGGGTATCGCCGACCATCAGTTCCAGGGCAAGCCGATCATCGGCATCTGCAACACCTGGTCCGAACTCACCCCCTGCAACGCCCACTTCCGCACCATCGCCGAACACGTCAAACGCGGCGTCATCGAAGCCGGTGGTTTCCCGGTTGAGTTTCCGGTCTTCTCCAACGGCGAATCGAACCTGCGCCCGACCGCCATGCTGACCCGCAACCTGGCGAGCATGGACGTCGAAGAAGCGATTCGCGGCAATCCCATCGACGGCGTTGTGCTGCTGACCGGTTGCGACAAGACCACCCCTGCCCTGCTGATGGGCGCTGCCAGCTGTGACATCCCGGCCATCGTCGTCACCGGCGGGCCGATGCTCAACGGCAAGCACAAGGGCAAGGACATCGGCGCCGGCACCATCGTCTGGCAGATGCACGAATCCTACAAAGCCGGGCAGATCAGCCTCGACGAGTTTCTTTCCGCCGAATCGGGTATGTCGCGCTCCGCCGGTACCTGCAACACCATGGGCACCGCCTCGACGATGGCGTGCATGGCCGAAGCGCTGGGTACTTCTCTTCCGCATAACGCTGCGATTCCTGCGGTCGATTCACGCCGCTATGTCCTGGCGCACATGTCCGGCATGCGCGCGGTGCAGATGGTCAACGAAGACCTGCGCCTGTCGAAAATCCTGACCCGCGAGGCCTTCGAAAACGCCATTCGCGTCAACGCCGCCATCGGCGGTTCGACCAACGCGGTGATCCACCTTAAGGCCATCGCCGGTCGTATCGGCGTCGAGCTGGAGCTGGACGACTGGACCCGCATCGGTCGCGGCACGCCAACGCTGGTGGACCTGCAGCCTTCCGGGCGCTTCCTGATGGAAGAGTTCTACTACGCGGGCGGCCTGCCTGCGGTGTTACGTCGTCTGGGCGAGAACAACCTGATTCCCCATCCCGACGCCTTGACCGCCAACGGCAAGACGCTCTGGGAAAACGTGCAGAACTCGCCGATCTATGGCGACGATGAAGTGATCCGCGCCATCGACAATCCGCTGGTGGCCGATGGCGGTATCTGCGTGCTGCGCGGCAACCTGGCGCCGCTGGGCGCGGTGCTCAAGCCGTCTGCCGCCACGCCTGCGCTGATGAAGCATCGGGGTCGCGCCGTGGTGTTCGAGAACTTCGACATGTACAAGGCGCGCATCAACGATCCGGAGCTGGACGTCGATGCCAACAGCATTCTGGTGATGAAGAACTGCGGGCCGAAGGGTTATCCGGGCATGGCCGAAGTCGGCAACATGGGTCTGCCGGCCAAACTGCTGGCCCAGGGCGTGACGGACATGGTGCGGATTTCCGATGCGCGCATGAGCGGGACGGCGTATGGCACGGTGGTGTTGCACGTGGCGCCCGAGGCCGCTGCCGGGGGTCCGCTGGCGGTGGTGCAGGAAGGTGACTTCATCGAACTGGATTGCGCGACCGGCCGCCTGCACCTGGACATCCCGGAAGCGGAACTGGCCGCGCGCCTGGCCGATTGGCAAGCGCCGCCGCAGCTGTTGATCGGCGGATACCGTCAGCTGTACATCGATCATGTGATGCAGGCGGATCAGGGCTGCGACTTCGACTTCCTGGTCGGCATGCGCGGCTCGGAAGTGCCACGGCACTCTCATTAA
- a CDS encoding IS5 family transposase, producing MKQMSFADAEYAGKRKQTRRERFLIEMDQVVPWNGLVKLIEPHYPTGEGGRPAYPLMAMLRVHLMQNWFGYSDPAMEESLYETTILRQFAGLHLDRIPDETTILNFRRLLEKHELAGGILQVINGYLGDRGLLLRQGTVVDATIIHAPSSTKNKDGKRDPEMHQTKKGNQYYFGMKSHIGVDAESGLVHSVVGTAANVADVTQVDQLLHGEETYVSGDAGYTGVEKRPEHQDRQMIWSIAARPSSYKKHAKKSLIGRMRRKIEYAKAQLRAKVEHPFRVIKRQFGYTKVRFRGLLKNTAQQTTLFALSNLWMMRKRLLNAGEVRL from the coding sequence ATGAAGCAGATGTCCTTCGCTGACGCCGAATACGCTGGCAAACGCAAACAAACCCGCCGTGAACGCTTCCTGATCGAGATGGATCAGGTTGTGCCCTGGAATGGCTTGGTCAAACTGATCGAGCCGCACTATCCAACGGGAGAAGGTGGTCGTCCGGCATACCCGTTGATGGCGATGTTGCGGGTTCATCTGATGCAGAACTGGTTCGGTTATAGCGACCCAGCTATGGAAGAATCGCTGTACGAAACTACGATTCTGCGCCAGTTTGCCGGGCTGCATCTGGATCGGATTCCAGACGAAACCACGATCCTCAACTTCCGCAGATTGCTCGAAAAACATGAGCTGGCCGGTGGGATTTTGCAGGTCATCAATGGCTATTTGGGCGACCGTGGTTTGTTGTTGCGCCAAGGCACCGTGGTCGATGCGACGATCATTCATGCGCCGAGTTCGACCAAGAACAAGGACGGCAAACGCGACCCTGAAATGCATCAAACCAAGAAGGGAAATCAATACTATTTCGGGATGAAATCGCACATCGGTGTCGATGCCGAATCCGGTTTGGTGCATAGCGTAGTGGGCACTGCGGCGAATGTGGCGGACGTAACCCAGGTCGATCAGTTACTGCACGGAGAAGAAACTTACGTCTCTGGCGATGCCGGTTACACCGGCGTCGAAAAGCGCCCCGAGCATCAAGATCGCCAAATGATCTGGTCGATTGCTGCGCGGCCCAGCAGCTATAAAAAGCATGCAAAGAAGAGTCTGATCGGGCGCATGCGTCGCAAAATCGAATACGCGAAAGCTCAACTGCGCGCCAAGGTTGAGCATCCGTTTCGAGTAATCAAGCGCCAGTTTGGTTATACGAAAGTACGCTTCCGAGGCCTGCTGAAAAACACTGCGCAGCAGACCACGCTGTTTGCTCTGTCGAACCTGTGGATGATGCGAAAACGATTACTCAATGCAGGAGAGGTACGCCTTTAA
- a CDS encoding imm11 family protein: protein MQISDTYPESYWFKSKILTGQDSIELKTGAEVTGTWPLELRLDKRVSLERVLGFDFFFSDGPNFISPRLYDILVSSNISGLQFIDADIYIKGKEYKGYKVVNTTNALAAFDSKNSKCEPLLSYIPDGPKKYTDIVLKKDISPAVDIFRAEEDFTVMLAVERVKRLFDSNQIVGVQFKDRLVKNSF, encoded by the coding sequence ATGCAAATATCGGACACTTATCCGGAAAGTTACTGGTTCAAGAGTAAGATCCTGACGGGACAAGATTCAATAGAACTAAAAACCGGCGCTGAGGTGACTGGTACCTGGCCATTAGAGTTACGCTTAGACAAGCGCGTAAGTCTAGAAAGGGTTTTGGGATTTGACTTTTTCTTCAGCGATGGTCCTAATTTTATCAGTCCTAGGCTTTACGATATTTTAGTAAGCTCCAACATTTCTGGCTTGCAGTTCATCGATGCCGATATATATATCAAAGGTAAGGAGTATAAGGGTTATAAAGTCGTAAATACTACCAATGCGTTGGCAGCTTTCGATTCAAAAAATTCAAAGTGCGAGCCGTTGTTGAGTTATATCCCCGATGGTCCAAAAAAATACACGGATATTGTGCTTAAAAAAGACATTTCTCCAGCTGTTGACATATTTCGGGCGGAAGAGGATTTTACGGTAATGCTGGCAGTTGAGCGGGTGAAGCGGTTGTTCGACTCAAATCAAATAGTTGGTGTTCAATTTAAAGATCGCTTGGTAAAGAACAGTTTTTGA
- a CDS encoding MFS transporter, producing the protein MSQELRLIRRITLKLIPFLILLYLIAYVDRSAVGFAKLHMGADVGIGDAAYGMGAGLFFIGYFLLEIPSNLMLERFGARRWFARIMLTWGVITMGMAFIQGPTSFYVMRFLLGAAEAGFFPGVLYYITQWFPVRHRGKILGLFILSQPIAMMITGPISGGLLGMEGVAGLHGWQWLFLCIGAPAILLTLPVLRWLPDGPKDVKWMDPVEKQWLAGELKKDLEEYGQTRHGNPLHALKDKRVLLLALFYLPVTLSIYGLGLWLPTLIKQFGGTDLATGFISAVPYIFGIVGLLIVPRSSDRLNDRYGHLAVLYVIGATGLFLSAYLTVPVLQLAALSLVAFSLFSCTAVFWTLPGRFFAGASAAAGIALINSVGNLGGYIGPFVIGWLKELTGNLASGLYFLSGVMICGLILTGVVYRVLERKHALPESKFAASARSKA; encoded by the coding sequence ATGAGCCAGGAACTCAGGCTTATTCGTCGCATCACCTTGAAACTGATTCCCTTCCTGATCCTGCTCTACCTGATTGCCTATGTGGATCGCTCCGCTGTCGGCTTCGCCAAGCTGCACATGGGCGCGGACGTCGGCATCGGTGACGCGGCCTATGGCATGGGCGCCGGCCTGTTTTTCATTGGCTACTTCCTGTTGGAAATCCCCAGCAACCTGATGCTCGAACGCTTCGGCGCGCGGCGCTGGTTTGCGCGGATCATGCTCACCTGGGGCGTCATCACCATGGGCATGGCCTTTATCCAGGGCCCCACCAGCTTCTATGTCATGCGCTTCTTGCTCGGCGCTGCCGAAGCAGGGTTCTTCCCGGGCGTTCTGTACTACATCACCCAGTGGTTTCCGGTCCGCCATCGCGGCAAGATCCTCGGCCTGTTCATTCTTTCCCAGCCCATCGCCATGATGATCACCGGCCCGATTTCCGGTGGTTTGCTGGGCATGGAAGGGGTGGCTGGTCTGCACGGCTGGCAGTGGCTGTTCCTGTGCATCGGCGCGCCGGCGATTCTGCTGACGCTGCCGGTGTTGCGCTGGCTGCCTGACGGCCCGAAAGACGTGAAGTGGATGGACCCGGTCGAGAAACAATGGCTCGCCGGCGAGCTTAAAAAGGACCTGGAAGAATACGGCCAGACCCGCCACGGCAATCCGCTGCACGCGCTGAAGGACAAACGCGTTCTGCTGCTGGCACTGTTTTACCTCCCTGTCACCTTGAGCATTTATGGCCTTGGTTTGTGGCTGCCGACGCTGATCAAACAGTTCGGCGGCACTGACCTGGCCACAGGTTTCATTTCTGCCGTGCCCTACATTTTCGGCATCGTCGGCCTGTTGATCGTCCCGCGCAGCTCCGACCGGCTCAATGACCGCTATGGTCATCTGGCGGTGCTGTACGTAATCGGCGCCACCGGCCTGTTCCTCAGCGCGTACCTGACGGTTCCGGTGCTGCAACTGGCGGCGCTGTCGCTGGTGGCGTTCTCGCTGTTTTCCTGCACCGCGGTGTTCTGGACCTTGCCCGGTCGATTCTTCGCCGGCGCCAGTGCAGCGGCGGGCATTGCGCTGATCAACTCGGTGGGCAATCTGGGCGGCTACATCGGCCCCTTTGTCATCGGCTGGCTGAAGGAACTGACCGGTAATCTGGCCAGCGGCTTGTACTTCCTCTCGGGCGTGATGATCTGCGGCCTGATCCTGACCGGTGTGGTCTACCGTGTTCTGGAGCGCAAGCACGCTTTGCCCGAATCGAAATTCGCCGCCAGCGCGCGGAGCAAGGCCTGA
- a CDS encoding SMI1/KNR4 family protein: MLDLEESYGQISFEDFIGVEQLVKGSLPQTFKKLYLHNNGGYPLKTEFDGDDFCFSIGGFNPIKYGNPSIELLIKDSYRDDGLTQGLVPFAYDDGGNSFMLSLRGEDYGKVYLWLQDEERMEPVISSFDSFVAALK, from the coding sequence ATGCTAGATTTAGAAGAGTCATATGGCCAGATCAGCTTCGAGGATTTCATTGGGGTCGAACAGCTTGTTAAAGGTAGCCTTCCTCAAACATTTAAAAAACTCTATCTTCATAACAATGGAGGATATCCCTTAAAGACAGAATTCGACGGGGACGACTTCTGCTTTTCCATCGGAGGGTTTAACCCAATCAAGTATGGGAATCCATCGATTGAATTGTTGATTAAAGATTCCTACCGTGATGATGGCTTGACGCAAGGCCTGGTCCCCTTCGCATATGATGATGGTGGCAATAGCTTCATGCTGTCATTACGGGGGGAGGATTATGGAAAGGTGTACTTGTGGCTTCAAGATGAAGAGCGTATGGAGCCGGTCATCTCGTCGTTTGACAGTTTTGTTGCTGCGCTTAAATAA
- a CDS encoding lactonase family protein: MTPRLLPWLVLASSLSALSAQAKPMTDYDVLVGSYTAGASEGIYRFGFNTQTGQLDAKPRQVIKSENPSWLTLSKDQRHLFAVNENGPGQTDVVGKVSSYAIDPKTHAVSFLNEVETKSEEPTHSSLSLDGRFLFVANYAVHPQPGGALSVVPVGKDGKLAPVVQTATHEASKVNPERQASSHVHAAVPTPDGKYLIAMDLGADKIFVFNYDAKKPQPLQPAKVPSVDMPPGSGPRHLTFSKDGKHAWLTMEMSAQVAVFDYHDGVFTRTQLVDLANKEGQQNRAAGGLHTSPDGKFLYVANRGEVNELLVFSINAANGQLKEIQRRSVEGKEPREFAFDPSGHFVLIANQKSNQIVTVRVDPKTGLLGDTVQKVDFDSPSDFHFLTAK; this comes from the coding sequence ATGACTCCAAGACTTCTGCCGTGGTTAGTGCTCGCCAGCAGCCTTTCCGCGCTCTCCGCTCAGGCCAAACCCATGACTGATTACGACGTACTGGTCGGTTCCTACACCGCCGGCGCCAGCGAAGGCATTTACCGCTTCGGCTTCAATACCCAGACTGGCCAGCTCGACGCCAAACCGCGTCAGGTGATCAAGAGCGAAAACCCGTCCTGGCTGACACTTTCCAAAGACCAGCGTCATCTGTTCGCAGTCAACGAGAACGGCCCGGGCCAGACCGACGTCGTCGGCAAAGTCAGCAGCTACGCCATCGACCCCAAGACCCACGCGGTCTCGTTCCTCAACGAGGTCGAAACCAAAAGTGAAGAGCCAACCCATTCCAGCCTGAGCCTGGACGGACGTTTCCTCTTCGTTGCCAATTACGCTGTGCATCCGCAGCCAGGTGGCGCGCTGTCGGTGGTGCCGGTCGGCAAGGACGGCAAACTGGCGCCGGTGGTGCAGACCGCGACCCACGAAGCGAGCAAGGTCAATCCGGAACGTCAGGCTTCGTCCCACGTCCATGCAGCAGTCCCCACGCCCGACGGCAAGTACCTGATCGCGATGGATCTGGGCGCTGACAAGATTTTCGTCTTCAACTACGACGCCAAGAAGCCGCAGCCGCTGCAACCGGCGAAAGTGCCCTCAGTTGATATGCCACCGGGCAGCGGTCCGCGCCACCTGACGTTCAGCAAGGACGGCAAGCACGCCTGGCTGACCATGGAAATGAGCGCGCAAGTGGCGGTGTTTGACTACCACGACGGCGTGTTCACCCGCACGCAACTGGTGGACCTCGCCAACAAGGAAGGCCAGCAAAACCGGGCCGCCGGTGGCCTGCACACTTCGCCAGACGGCAAATTCCTCTACGTTGCCAACCGTGGCGAAGTGAACGAACTGCTGGTGTTCAGCATCAACGCCGCCAACGGTCAGCTCAAGGAAATCCAGCGTCGCAGCGTGGAAGGTAAAGAACCGCGCGAGTTCGCTTTTGATCCGAGCGGCCACTTCGTGCTGATCGCCAACCAGAAAAGCAACCAGATCGTGACCGTCCGCGTTGACCCGAAAACCGGTCTGCTGGGCGACACCGTGCAGAAAGTCGACTTCGATTCGCCATCCGACTTTCATTTCCTCACGGCCAAGTAA
- the araD1 gene encoding AraD1 family protein, producing MHLVQFELGNGQRRVGLVDGPLVREIQGATSTRDLALAAIEKKISLAEQVDSLGLGENHDYSQLRADLMILPPLDHPDPAHLLVSGTGLTHLGSASARDKMHQQGNDESAMTDTMRIFKWGVEGGKPAAGQPGVQPEWFYKGDGSIVIRPGESFPQPPFSEDAGEEPELSGLYVIGHDGKPYRLGFAIGNEFSDHVMERKNYLYLAHSKLRACSFGPELRVGDLPQNLAGTSRIHRDGQVLWEKEFLSGEANMCHSLENLEYHHFKYAQFLRPGDVHVHFFGTATLSFADGIKTQPGDKFEISQHEFGAPLINGIAPAEAVFHPGAIKQL from the coding sequence ATGCATTTAGTACAGTTCGAGCTGGGCAATGGCCAGCGTCGTGTCGGTCTGGTGGACGGTCCGCTGGTTCGCGAAATCCAGGGCGCGACCAGCACCCGTGATCTGGCCTTGGCGGCCATCGAAAAGAAGATTTCCCTCGCCGAGCAGGTCGACAGCCTGGGCCTGGGCGAAAACCACGATTATTCACAGCTGCGCGCCGATCTGATGATTCTGCCGCCGCTGGACCATCCGGACCCGGCCCACTTGCTGGTCAGTGGCACCGGGCTGACCCATCTGGGCAGCGCCTCGGCGCGGGACAAAATGCACCAGCAGGGCAACGACGAGTCGGCCATGACTGACACCATGCGCATCTTCAAGTGGGGCGTTGAGGGTGGCAAACCGGCGGCGGGTCAGCCCGGCGTGCAACCGGAATGGTTCTACAAGGGCGACGGCAGCATCGTCATTCGTCCGGGCGAGTCGTTCCCGCAGCCTCCCTTCTCCGAAGACGCCGGCGAAGAGCCTGAGCTGAGCGGGCTGTACGTGATCGGTCACGACGGCAAGCCTTACCGTTTGGGTTTCGCCATCGGCAACGAGTTCTCCGATCACGTTATGGAGCGCAAGAACTACCTGTACCTCGCCCACTCCAAGCTGCGCGCCTGCTCGTTCGGGCCCGAGTTGCGGGTTGGCGATTTGCCTCAGAACCTGGCGGGCACCAGCCGCATCCACCGCGACGGCCAAGTGCTGTGGGAGAAGGAGTTCCTGAGTGGCGAGGCCAACATGTGCCACAGCCTGGAAAACCTCGAGTACCACCACTTCAAATACGCCCAGTTCCTGCGGCCGGGCGATGTCCATGTGCATTTCTTCGGCACCGCGACGCTGTCGTTTGCCGACGGCATCAAGACGCAGCCGGGGGACAAGTTCGAGATCAGCCAGCATGAGTTCGGCGCGCCGTTGATCAATGGCATCGCGCCGGCCGAGGCTGTTTTCCATCCGGGCGCTATCAAGCAACTTTGA
- a CDS encoding DUF5629 family protein, translated as MTSTPQSLRTELQTALTAHSMLEIDGLHAFEFTLDEMLQIESMDGRERKVWRFSLAQIDAAEFDAALQSWVINDGNADHRIVVLQGIAASDEDEEGEQE; from the coding sequence ATGACCTCGACACCTCAATCCCTGCGCACTGAACTCCAGACCGCGCTGACCGCCCACAGCATGCTGGAAATCGACGGCCTGCACGCCTTCGAATTCACCCTCGACGAAATGCTCCAGATCGAAAGCATGGACGGCCGCGAGCGCAAGGTCTGGCGCTTCTCGCTGGCGCAGATCGACGCCGCCGAATTCGATGCCGCCTTGCAAAGCTGGGTCATCAACGACGGCAACGCCGACCACCGCATCGTCGTGCTTCAAGGGATTGCGGCGAGTGATGAGGATGAAGAGGGCGAGCAGGAGTAA
- a CDS encoding immunity 22 family protein: protein MDEYHIERYDKVHLWIGTNFEPESVYQKYFELDYNSELDEPSYKVCGFCKDIGQRRYDEDFIGIIPRKDKEVELDVLLQESTIDPSQLENVKAECFNLGVHKANAMFWYSDGGIAVSTPYKQNYNGLKYIGLYEGN from the coding sequence GTGGATGAGTATCATATTGAGCGGTACGACAAAGTGCATCTCTGGATCGGTACTAATTTTGAGCCGGAGTCGGTGTATCAGAAATACTTTGAGCTGGACTATAACTCCGAGCTGGATGAGCCGTCGTACAAAGTTTGCGGATTTTGTAAGGATATCGGGCAAAGGCGGTATGACGAAGATTTTATTGGTATCATTCCTAGGAAAGATAAAGAGGTCGAGTTGGATGTTCTACTCCAGGAGTCTACCATTGACCCGTCTCAGCTAGAAAACGTGAAGGCCGAATGCTTTAACTTGGGAGTGCATAAAGCCAATGCCATGTTTTGGTATTCGGACGGTGGAATAGCTGTGTCTACTCCGTATAAGCAGAACTACAATGGGCTCAAGTATATTGGCTTGTACGAGGGCAATTGA
- a CDS encoding MFS transporter: MTATAIPLEHLDADALEDSIYRKVSWRIVPLFIACFLFAYLDRVNISFAKLQMASDLGFSETVYGLGASLFFVGYFLFEVPSNVLLHKIGARIWIARIMVSWGIASACMMFVQTEFWFYTLRFLIGVMEAGFVPGVLYFFTQWYPGSRRARVNSYFKSSICLCGIVGGPIAGLILGHFDGVMGLAGWRWLFLIEGIPSILLGGVVFWLVKDRIEDATWLSEQEKQVVLARMAKEARPVVKQTVKDIWKHPTTYVMSGIYLCLVMALTGLLFWMPQLIKTAGVIDTLNIGLLTVIPYVGAVIGNLLIGASSDRHGERRWHMAGCATLTAAGYLVCALFPGQLVPLMIGMTMIMTGIIAWMPIFWTIPPRFLTGIAAAAGIALINSLGQLGGIIAPFMVGRIKDLTGTATPALFALFAVSVLAIALIVWGIPSRYYAKEAVQD; this comes from the coding sequence ATGACCGCCACTGCCATCCCGCTGGAACACCTCGATGCCGACGCGCTCGAGGACAGCATCTACCGCAAGGTGAGCTGGCGGATCGTGCCGTTGTTCATCGCCTGTTTCCTGTTTGCCTATCTCGACCGCGTCAACATCAGCTTCGCCAAGCTGCAGATGGCCAGCGACCTGGGCTTCAGCGAAACCGTTTATGGCCTGGGCGCGAGCCTGTTCTTCGTCGGCTACTTCCTGTTTGAAGTGCCGAGCAACGTGCTGCTGCACAAGATCGGCGCGCGGATCTGGATCGCGCGGATCATGGTGTCGTGGGGCATCGCCTCCGCCTGCATGATGTTCGTGCAGACCGAATTCTGGTTCTACACGCTACGGTTTCTGATCGGCGTGATGGAAGCGGGCTTCGTCCCCGGCGTGCTGTATTTCTTCACCCAGTGGTATCCGGGCTCACGTCGGGCGCGGGTCAACTCCTACTTCAAAAGCTCCATTTGCCTGTGCGGGATTGTCGGCGGTCCGATTGCCGGGCTGATCCTCGGCCACTTCGATGGCGTCATGGGTCTGGCTGGCTGGCGCTGGCTGTTCCTGATCGAAGGCATCCCGTCCATCCTGCTGGGCGGTGTGGTGTTCTGGCTGGTCAAGGACCGTATCGAAGACGCCACCTGGCTCAGTGAGCAGGAGAAGCAAGTGGTGCTGGCGCGCATGGCGAAAGAGGCCAGGCCCGTCGTCAAGCAGACCGTCAAAGACATCTGGAAGCACCCGACCACCTACGTGATGTCAGGCATTTACCTGTGCCTGGTCATGGCGCTGACCGGGCTGCTGTTCTGGATGCCGCAGCTGATCAAAACTGCCGGTGTGATCGATACGCTGAACATCGGCTTGCTGACGGTGATTCCGTATGTGGGCGCGGTGATCGGCAACCTGCTGATTGGCGCCAGCTCCGACCGCCACGGCGAGCGCCGCTGGCACATGGCGGGTTGCGCGACCCTGACTGCCGCCGGCTATCTGGTGTGTGCATTGTTTCCCGGGCAACTGGTGCCATTGATGATCGGCATGACCATGATCATGACCGGCATCATCGCCTGGATGCCGATCTTCTGGACCATTCCGCCGCGCTTCCTGACTGGCATCGCCGCCGCTGCGGGCATTGCGCTGATCAACTCCCTCGGGCAACTGGGCGGGATCATCGCCCCATTCATGGTCGGCCGCATCAAGGACCTCACCGGTACGGCCACGCCTGCGCTGTTCGCGTTGTTCGCCGTCAGTGTGCTGGCCATCGCGCTGATCGTCTGGGGCATCCCGTCGCGCTACTACGCAAAGGAAGCCGTTCAGGACTGA
- a CDS encoding SMI1/KNR4 family protein — MPIVYKRGLTATDIAQVELALGKSLPVEYRIFLQEMNGFFIAAPDYVEIPLSSVEEGLISFDRLFGWLPEEECNDVVAFNQEFIEELAFLNNAIAIGEDGGGNPYVIVSEPKRTGIYYWDRTHSHEDNSIRDTDIPERNDSGSLYFISPSLEEFYKLISNQTGGNPVAIEDA; from the coding sequence ATGCCTATAGTATATAAAAGAGGACTGACCGCGACTGACATAGCTCAAGTTGAATTGGCGCTAGGCAAGTCTCTTCCAGTAGAGTACCGCATTTTTTTGCAAGAAATGAATGGCTTTTTTATAGCGGCTCCCGACTACGTAGAAATCCCTCTGAGCTCGGTCGAAGAGGGACTCATTAGCTTTGATCGGCTCTTTGGGTGGCTCCCTGAAGAAGAATGCAACGATGTGGTGGCCTTCAATCAAGAATTTATTGAGGAGCTTGCTTTCCTCAATAATGCCATTGCTATTGGCGAAGATGGCGGGGGTAACCCTTATGTGATTGTCTCAGAACCTAAAAGGACTGGTATCTACTACTGGGATCGAACTCACTCACATGAAGACAATTCGATAAGAGATACAGATATTCCAGAGAGAAACGATAGTGGAAGTCTCTACTTTATTTCGCCGAGCCTGGAGGAGTTCTACAAGTTAATTTCGAATCAGACGGGGGGAAATCCAGTCGCAATAGAAGATGCATAG
- a CDS encoding imm11 family protein: MKLLTPSEGYPESYWLSYDHTNSLDHLEFYKCKKLSAVGAKPKVTLAKKISLSAFRQYDYFFSDGPDLVGARLAEIINSSTFASDVQLICADVTINGKSYDDYFIINYLRSESAFDMANSSYKSLIKSMPDGPKKFSRIVLLDKMPESGMFRASESNSHLVVSDDIAEHFKNNSVKGVEFCSEKGSM; this comes from the coding sequence ATGAAATTGCTTACACCTTCAGAGGGGTATCCGGAAAGTTATTGGCTCAGTTATGATCACACAAATAGTCTTGATCATTTAGAATTTTATAAGTGTAAAAAGCTTTCTGCCGTTGGTGCCAAGCCGAAAGTAACTCTTGCAAAAAAGATTTCATTGAGTGCTTTCCGCCAATATGATTATTTTTTCAGCGATGGCCCGGATCTAGTTGGCGCCAGGCTCGCTGAAATTATTAACTCCTCGACATTTGCAAGCGATGTCCAACTGATCTGTGCTGACGTTACGATTAATGGCAAAAGCTATGATGATTATTTTATTATTAACTACCTTAGGTCGGAGTCTGCATTTGATATGGCAAATTCGAGTTATAAATCACTTATCAAGTCAATGCCAGATGGCCCGAAGAAATTTAGTAGGATTGTGCTGCTCGATAAAATGCCGGAGAGCGGTATGTTTCGTGCTTCGGAAAGCAACTCTCACCTAGTAGTTTCTGATGATATTGCTGAACACTTTAAGAATAATTCTGTCAAGGGTGTGGAGTTCTGCTCGGAGAAAGGTAGTATGTAG